The following proteins are co-located in the Engraulis encrasicolus isolate BLACKSEA-1 chromosome 2, IST_EnEncr_1.0, whole genome shotgun sequence genome:
- the LOC134465007 gene encoding putative nuclease HARBI1, translated as MAARQRILFLNHLGQRQRRRRRSVITYMNAFIRQTFDPLDIFPDEVIIRKYRLSRGQIMELLNAVHPHLVRPIGRSFALTPAVQLLAALRFYATGSYFEVLGEGLGLSKASLSRAVTAVTNALLLHFAHRMSFPATPDEIRRVNQGFYNIAGLPRVIGAIDGTLIKIDHPSANGQRYVCRKGFSALNVLVVCDAGGTFLDVVAKSPGNTHDSFMWSNSGLCQAAENDAFRGCWLLGDSGFPLHPFLLTPYPNADSVPKAQYNRNHAQTRSVVERAIGMWKQRFRCLSRGAGGLQLQPRKSCAVIVVTALLHNMALRDNVQLPEEEEELPQDQDAEDEVADQDMDYAAGRQVRDDLVANLYGPP; from the coding sequence ATGGCTGCCAGACAAAGAATCCTGTTCCTAAATCACCTGGGGCAACGGCAGCGCCGCCGCCGCCGTTCTGTCATCACCTACATGAATGCGTTCATCCGCCAAACTTTCGATCCCCTTGACATATTTCCTGATGAAGTCATCATTAGGAAGTACCGTCTTAGTCGGGGACAGATTATGGAGCTGCTGAATGCTGTTCACCCTCATTTGGTAAGACCCATAGGGCGCAGCTTTGCCCTCACACCAGCAGTACAGTTACTGGCAGCACTTCGCTTCTATGCCACGGGCAGTTATTTTGAGGTCCTGGGTGAGGGTCTGGGCCTCAGCAAGGCGTCCTTAAGTAGGGCTGTGACAGCGGTGACCAATGCGCTGCTGTTGCACTTTGCTCACAGGATGTCCTTTCCAGCAACCCCTGATGAAATCCGTCGGGTTAATCAGGGGTTTTATAACATCGCTGGGCTGCCAAGGGTCATAGGTGCCATCGATGGGACCCTCATCAAAATCGACCATCCCTCCGCCAACGGACAGAGGTACGTTTGCCGTAAAGGCTTTAGTGCCCTCAATGTCCTAGTTGTGTGTGATGCCGGTGGCACCTTCCTTGATGTGGTTGCAAAATCGCCTGGGAACACTCATGACTCCTTCATGTGGTCAAACAGTGGACTGTGCCAGGCAGCCGAAAATGATGCTTTTAGAGGTTGTTGGCTCCTTGGGGACAGTGGCTTTCCACTGCACCCCTTCCTGCTGACTCCATACCCTAATGCTGATTCGGTACCAAAGGCACAGTATAACAGAAACCACGCGCAGACACGGTCAGTTGTGGAGAGGGCCATAGGGATGTGGAAGCAGCGCTTCCGGTGCCTCAGCAGGGGTGCTGGAGGGTTGCAACTGCAGCCCCGTAAGAGTTGTGCAGTGATTGTTGTCACAGCACTACTGCACAACATGGCTCTCAGGGATAACGTCCAACtgcccgaggaggaggaggagttgccCCAGGATCAGGATGCAGAAGACGAAGTTGCTGACCAGGACATGGACTATGCCGCAGGCCGCCAGGTCAGAGATGACCTGGTGGCCAACCTTTATGGCCCCCCTTAG